The proteins below are encoded in one region of Gouania willdenowi unplaced genomic scaffold, fGouWil2.1 scaffold_89_arrow_ctg1, whole genome shotgun sequence:
- the LOC114461056 gene encoding uncharacterized protein LOC114461056, giving the protein MVKKQLLKRVQNVTTPKKKQGPTPSRKGPRSLKFQSIQATCTEESDEPFSSPASVSSAASSVASSSSSTVILEKSTPSTSTSQEVDLFSAIESPQSQARHYKTLQDLYKTKNKPNKEDVSQLLELEFQSRRAFIDSDVMKEQDRPMKILQAYPCFKELGHIIDELQRILDKGNPFFTMELKKRWLRCFNQAQFYGVFKKIIGPPLQDQGKDDLFAVTHIHKDLKLL; this is encoded by the exons ATGGTGAAGAAGCAGTTGTTGAAAAGGGTTCAGAATGTGACAACTCCAAAAAAGAAGCAAGGTCCAACCCCATCAAGAAAAGGACCTAGAAGCCTAAAATTCCAGAGCATCCAGGCGACGTGCACTGAAGAGAGTGATGAACCTTTCTCCTCCCCTGCTTCAGTCTCTTCAGCTGCTTCATCAGTCGCCTCGTCGTCTTCCTCCACTGTGATCCTAGAGAAGTCAACTCCTTCTACAAGTACTTCCCAAGAGGTGGATCTCTTTAGTGCTATAG AGAGCCCACAGAGCCAAGCGAGACACTATAAAACTCTGCAGGATTTGTACAAAACTAAGAACAAACCCAACAAGGAAGATGTATCCCAGCTGCTGGAATTGGAGTTCCAATCTAGACGAGCTTTCATTGACTCTGATGTGATGAAGGAACAGGACAGGCCTATGAAGATACTGCAGGCTTATCCATGTTTTAAAGAACTTGGCCAT ATCATCGATGAACTCCAGCGAATCCTTGATAAAGGAAACCCCTTCTTCACAATGGAGCTGAAGAAACGTTGGCTGAGATGTTTTAACCAGGCACAGTTTTATGGGGTGTTCAAAAAAATCATAGGACCACCACTGCAGGACCAAGGTAAGGATGATTTATTTGCTGTTACCCACATACACAAAGACCTAAAATTATTatga
- the LOC114461057 gene encoding uncharacterized protein LOC114461057 has protein sequence MDEDGASETYPEMDSISASVLRAAGVKMAMLPSLTKEDLRDLFPGSENFLRRRHIWQLVHVDMESQKLDRPALDTSVIDSPSTPLFSSSSDSNISSPTPFNSPKPKHKDCSGATKKLRLISPEYVIYTDTELELARSAYFEKQRAGQDEDYTMPKDLRCRLIRNTVTGMIAMKRASEDDFKYPGSHELTAMAKRLVEYYPML, from the exons ATGGATGAAGATGGGGCGAGCGAAACATATCCAGAGATGGACAGTATATCAGCTTCAGTATTAAGAG ctGCTGGTGTGAAGATGGCCATGTTGCCCAGCCTCACTAAGGAGGATTTGCGAGACCTGTTTCCTGGGTCAGAAAACTTTTTAAGAAGAAGACACATTTGGcaacttgttcatgtggatatgGAG AGTCAGAAATTGGATCGCCCCGCTCTTGACACTTCTGTTATAGACAGCCCATCTACGCCtttgttttcctcctcctctgacagcaacatcagctCTCCAACACCCTTCAATTCTCCAAAACCTAAACACAAAGATTGTTCTGGCGCCACTAAAAAGCTTCGGCTCATTAGTCCAGAGTATGTCATATACACTGACACAGAACTAGAACTAGCAAGAAGTGCTTACTTTGAAAAGCAGCGTGCTGGACAAGACGAAGACTACACCATGCCAAAAGACTTGCGCTGTAGACTCATTAGGAATACAGTAACAGGCATGATTGCTATGAAAAGAGCGTCCGAGGATGATTTTAAGTACCCAGGCTCCCATGAACTGACTGCCATGGCTAAGCGTCTAGTAGAATACTACCCAATGCTGTGA